In one window of Chryseobacterium phocaeense DNA:
- a CDS encoding pyruvate dehydrogenase complex E1 component subunit beta, whose amino-acid sequence MAEYTFREVIAQAMSEEMRKDESIFLMGEEVAEYNGAYKASKGMLDEFGPKRVIDTPIAELGFTGIAVGAAMNGNRPIVEYMTFNFSLVGIDQIINNAAKIRQMSGGQWNCPIVFRGPTASAGQLGATHSQAFENWFANVPGLKVVVPSNPYDAKGLLKSAIQDNDPVIFMESEQMYGDKMEIPEEEYYLPIGKADIKREGTDVTLVSFGKIMKLAIQAAEDLAKEGISVEVIDLRTVRPLDFDTVLASVKKTNRLVILEEAWPFASVSSEITYMVQQKAFDYLDAPIKRITTPDAPAPYSAALFAEWFPKLEKVKEEIKKAMYVK is encoded by the coding sequence ATGGCAGAATATACTTTTCGTGAGGTAATTGCACAGGCAATGAGCGAGGAAATGCGTAAAGACGAATCCATCTTTTTAATGGGGGAGGAAGTTGCAGAATACAACGGTGCATACAAAGCTTCTAAAGGAATGTTGGATGAATTTGGTCCTAAAAGAGTAATCGATACACCCATTGCTGAGCTTGGTTTCACTGGGATTGCCGTAGGTGCTGCGATGAATGGTAACAGACCAATTGTAGAGTATATGACGTTCAATTTCTCCTTGGTAGGTATTGATCAGATTATTAATAATGCGGCCAAGATCCGTCAGATGAGCGGTGGCCAGTGGAACTGTCCTATCGTTTTCAGAGGACCTACTGCTTCGGCAGGACAATTGGGAGCAACACACTCTCAGGCTTTTGAAAACTGGTTTGCAAATGTTCCGGGCCTTAAAGTGGTGGTTCCTTCCAACCCTTATGATGCGAAAGGATTGTTGAAATCCGCTATCCAGGATAATGATCCTGTGATTTTCATGGAATCTGAGCAGATGTATGGAGACAAAATGGAAATCCCTGAAGAAGAATATTACCTGCCGATAGGTAAAGCAGATATTAAAAGAGAAGGTACAGACGTTACGTTGGTTTCTTTCGGTAAAATTATGAAGCTGGCTATTCAGGCTGCTGAAGATTTGGCTAAAGAAGGAATCTCTGTAGAAGTGATTGACCTTAGAACTGTTCGTCCTCTTGATTTTGATACCGTTTTAGCTTCTGTTAAAAAGACGAACAGATTAGTAATCCTTGAAGAAGCATGGCCGTTCGCTTCCGTATCTTCAGAAATTACTTATATGGTTCAGCAAAAAGCATTTGATTATCTGGATGCGCCAATCAAGAGAATTACTACTCCTGACGCACCTGCACCATATTCAGCGGCATTATTTGCAGAATGGTTCCCTAAGCTTGAAAAAGTAAAAGAGGAAATTAAAAAAGCGATGTACGTAAAATAA
- a CDS encoding DUF2147 domain-containing protein, translating into MKKVLLTFVLSLFSVLSFAQIEGKWKTIDDETKQAKSVVEIYKKSDGKYYGKVSQLLIKPANPNCTECKDDRKGKPILGLEIIRGLKKDGDEFTGGTITDPKTGKTYKCTIIKSGDKLNVRGYVGLSLLGRTQTWEKMN; encoded by the coding sequence ATGAAAAAAGTATTATTAACATTCGTACTTTCCCTGTTCAGTGTTTTGTCATTTGCACAGATTGAAGGTAAGTGGAAGACTATAGATGATGAAACGAAACAGGCCAAGTCTGTAGTGGAAATCTATAAAAAGTCTGATGGAAAGTATTACGGAAAAGTTTCCCAGCTGCTGATAAAGCCTGCGAATCCAAACTGTACGGAATGTAAGGACGACAGAAAAGGAAAACCAATCCTTGGGCTGGAGATCATCAGAGGTCTTAAAAAAGATGGGGATGAATTTACAGGAGGAACCATCACCGATCCTAAAACAGGTAAAACCTACAAATGTACTATTATAAAAAGCGGTGATAAACTGAATGTAAGAGGGTATGTGGGATTATCTTTACTGGGAAGAACCCAGACCTGGGAAAAAATGAACTAA
- a CDS encoding LTA synthase family protein, with protein MKFFKEFRKQEVLALLYRIFLAYVFYQVARLLFWFFNKELIKVDSVSDYFNIAYHGIAFDTTAILYTNALFILLSLIPIVINTKKVYQKILFWLYFVTNGIAYAMNFGDFVYYKFAQARLTSTALQVAKHESNIFKVFTVSIGQHPFVLIWFVVLMALWVFLYKKVKIEPQKPVKLIPYFIWSILVLCGTAVLAVGGIRGDFKHSTRPINLVDANRFVVNPLHGNIVLNSTFSFFRTLGTNNFKEVHFVDDKFIADNVQPYKIYDRKVENRPNIVIFIVESFGREYSGAFNKDKNINGYVSYTPFIDSLAGQSLIFPNTFANGRQSIHGMSSVLAGIPSLTDAFTSSPYSNQKIQSIVSVCNDLGYDTSFYHGAPNGSMGFLGFGNILGFKHYFGKNEFNHDEDFDGMWAIWDEPFLQYFAKNTGKKQPFMSTVFTASSHHPFKIPEKYKGKFKKGTIEMHEPIQYTDYAIKKYFETVKKEPWFNNTIFVFTGDHTNQIAYGEYEKAMNRFAVPLIFYSPNPQYNLKGVDPEVAQQIDIYPTLADLIGYNKQIRSWGRSLVSDKKYPAIVVNSDGSTEQFIIGNHMYRFDGKEITGIYEKNDLGFANNLMGKLKTPETEKEIQTAKAWYQDYMDRVINRKLH; from the coding sequence ATGAAATTTTTTAAAGAATTTAGGAAACAGGAAGTTCTGGCGCTGCTGTACAGGATTTTCCTGGCATACGTTTTTTATCAGGTGGCCAGACTTTTGTTTTGGTTTTTCAATAAGGAACTCATCAAAGTAGATTCCGTTTCAGATTATTTTAATATTGCATACCATGGAATTGCTTTCGATACCACGGCAATTTTATATACCAATGCATTATTTATTCTGCTAAGTCTTATCCCGATTGTTATCAATACCAAAAAAGTTTATCAGAAGATTTTGTTCTGGCTGTACTTTGTGACCAACGGAATTGCCTACGCGATGAACTTCGGTGATTTTGTCTATTATAAATTTGCCCAGGCCAGGCTGACCTCCACAGCATTGCAGGTCGCAAAGCATGAATCCAATATTTTTAAAGTATTCACCGTATCCATAGGGCAGCATCCTTTTGTATTGATCTGGTTCGTTGTTTTAATGGCACTTTGGGTTTTCCTTTACAAAAAAGTGAAAATTGAGCCACAAAAGCCTGTAAAACTGATTCCTTATTTCATCTGGTCTATCCTCGTTCTTTGCGGTACTGCCGTATTGGCGGTGGGAGGAATCCGCGGAGACTTCAAACACAGTACAAGACCGATTAATTTGGTGGATGCCAACCGTTTTGTAGTGAATCCGCTTCATGGAAATATTGTTCTGAACAGTACGTTTTCGTTTTTCAGGACTTTGGGGACGAATAATTTTAAAGAAGTTCATTTTGTAGATGACAAATTTATCGCTGACAATGTTCAGCCTTACAAAATCTATGACAGAAAAGTAGAAAACCGTCCCAATATTGTTATTTTCATCGTTGAATCTTTCGGAAGGGAATATTCCGGAGCTTTTAATAAAGATAAAAATATCAACGGATATGTTTCCTATACACCTTTCATCGACAGTCTGGCAGGGCAGAGTCTGATTTTTCCGAACACTTTTGCCAACGGGAGACAGTCTATTCACGGGATGAGCAGCGTGCTTGCAGGAATTCCAAGCCTTACCGATGCGTTTACCAGCTCACCATATTCCAACCAGAAAATCCAGTCTATTGTTTCGGTTTGTAATGATCTGGGGTACGATACTTCTTTTTATCATGGTGCTCCGAACGGATCGATGGGCTTCCTCGGATTTGGAAATATATTGGGCTTTAAGCATTATTTCGGGAAGAATGAATTCAATCATGATGAGGATTTTGATGGCATGTGGGCCATCTGGGACGAGCCGTTTCTTCAGTATTTTGCAAAGAATACAGGAAAGAAGCAGCCTTTTATGTCTACCGTATTTACGGCTTCATCACACCATCCGTTTAAAATCCCTGAAAAATACAAAGGGAAATTCAAAAAAGGAACCATAGAAATGCACGAACCGATACAATACACGGATTATGCCATTAAAAAATATTTTGAAACGGTTAAAAAGGAGCCATGGTTCAATAATACCATCTTTGTTTTCACAGGAGACCATACCAACCAGATTGCTTATGGGGAATATGAAAAAGCCATGAACCGTTTTGCAGTACCTTTGATATTCTATTCGCCGAATCCTCAGTATAATCTTAAAGGTGTAGATCCTGAAGTTGCCCAGCAGATAGATATTTATCCAACACTGGCAGATCTTATCGGGTACAATAAACAGATCAGAAGCTGGGGAAGAAGCCTTGTAAGCGATAAAAAGTATCCGGCTATTGTCGTGAATTCTGACGGAAGCACGGAACAGTTCATTATCGGGAATCACATGTACCGTTTTGATGGTAAGGAAATCACAGGGATATATGAAAAAAATGACCTCGGATTTGCAAACAACCTGATGGGAAAACTAAAGACGCCTGAAACAGAAAAGGAAATACAGACCGCGAAAGCGTGGTATCAAGATTATATGGATAGGGTGATTAACAGGAAACTGCATTAG
- a CDS encoding CDP-alcohol phosphatidyltransferase family protein, protein MNFIKNNLANALTLANLFAGCVGAIHLILGDYQTTAICLILSSIFDFFDGFVARAVKSNSNLGLQLDSLADMVSFGLIPGLTMYKALEPFGNEILGLHLPFDISYIGLLVTVFSCLRLAIFNLDEEQRYYFKGLNTPTNTVLLFGLYYAFKETGTFGFLFDNPLFLIALTVITSWLLISPIKMMAMKFKSKKLQDNYPKVILLAGGIAILILFQIVGIPMLVIYYIVVSLVFQRQLG, encoded by the coding sequence ATGAATTTCATAAAAAATAATCTTGCCAATGCACTGACCCTTGCCAATTTGTTCGCGGGCTGTGTAGGTGCGATCCATCTTATCCTGGGAGATTACCAGACAACGGCAATCTGTTTGATCCTGTCTTCCATATTTGATTTTTTTGACGGATTTGTTGCCCGTGCGGTAAAATCCAATTCCAATCTCGGGCTTCAGCTGGATTCCCTTGCGGATATGGTAAGTTTCGGGCTGATTCCGGGGCTTACGATGTATAAGGCTCTGGAGCCGTTCGGAAATGAGATCCTGGGACTGCATCTCCCTTTTGATATCAGCTATATTGGTCTTCTGGTGACGGTTTTCTCGTGCCTCAGACTTGCTATATTCAATCTTGATGAGGAACAGCGTTATTATTTCAAGGGGCTGAATACGCCAACCAACACCGTACTGCTATTTGGATTATACTATGCTTTTAAAGAAACCGGAACTTTTGGATTTTTATTTGACAATCCATTATTTCTGATTGCATTAACGGTTATTACGTCATGGCTTCTGATCAGCCCGATTAAAATGATGGCGATGAAATTTAAATCGAAGAAGCTGCAGGACAATTACCCGAAAGTGATTTTATTAGCCGGCGGAATTGCCATTCTGATCCTATTTCAGATTGTAGGTATTCCAATGCTTGTTATTTATTATATAGTAGTATCGCTGGTTTTTCAGAGGCAGCTGGGCTAG
- a CDS encoding 3'-5' exonuclease — protein MNLKLHKPLCIFDLETTGTNIGKDKIVEICILKVNPDASRESKTWRVNPEMPIPAESSEIHGIYNEDVKDAPTFREIAPKVMEMLSGSDLGGFNSNRFDVPLLAEELLRVEMDFDLSKFRLVDAQTIFHKKEPRNLGAAYQFYCGKVLENAHSAEADVMATFEVLDAQVGKYDDIPNEIAPLSEFTFHNKNADLAGFIGYNDKSEAVFNFGKYKGQGVKAVFQKDLGYYGWLQNADFPLYTKKVFTKIQLSSKF, from the coding sequence ATGAATTTAAAGCTCCATAAACCTCTCTGTATCTTTGATCTTGAAACCACCGGAACCAATATCGGGAAGGATAAAATTGTAGAAATCTGTATTTTAAAAGTAAATCCGGATGCTTCCAGAGAAAGCAAAACATGGCGTGTGAACCCGGAAATGCCTATTCCTGCTGAATCCAGCGAAATCCATGGCATTTATAATGAAGATGTAAAGGATGCTCCAACCTTCAGGGAGATTGCTCCAAAAGTGATGGAAATGCTATCAGGAAGTGACCTGGGAGGGTTTAATTCTAACCGATTTGATGTTCCGCTTCTGGCAGAAGAGCTATTGAGGGTAGAAATGGATTTTGACCTGAGTAAATTCAGGCTGGTGGATGCCCAGACTATTTTCCATAAAAAAGAGCCCAGAAATTTAGGCGCTGCTTACCAGTTTTACTGCGGAAAGGTGCTGGAAAACGCCCATTCTGCGGAGGCTGATGTGATGGCTACTTTCGAGGTGCTGGATGCACAGGTTGGAAAGTATGACGATATTCCGAATGAGATCGCTCCTTTAAGTGAATTCACTTTCCACAACAAGAATGCAGATCTGGCAGGGTTTATCGGCTATAATGACAAGTCGGAAGCTGTTTTCAACTTTGGAAAATACAAAGGCCAGGGGGTAAAAGCTGTTTTCCAGAAGGATCTGGGTTATTACGGATGGCTTCAGAATGCGGATTTCCCGCTGTACACCAAAAAGGTATTTACGAAGATCCAACTTTCCAGTAAATTTTAG
- a CDS encoding putative signal transducing protein encodes MSSLVKFKFYETALEANRDKQILADNGVNSFIANEQLIQSDWLLSQAVGGIQLQVFEDDLEKAKKILQDYNDNDAYSLEVEHTIENAEFDFVCPKCGSNHIYQDEKPGGVFGISVLLLGLPLKTPSNLYHCYYCGNEFKH; translated from the coding sequence ATGTCAAGCTTAGTTAAGTTTAAATTTTATGAAACTGCCCTTGAAGCCAACAGGGATAAACAAATTCTTGCGGATAACGGAGTGAATAGTTTCATTGCCAATGAGCAGCTGATACAGTCGGACTGGCTGCTTTCACAGGCTGTGGGTGGTATTCAGCTTCAGGTTTTTGAGGATGATCTGGAAAAGGCAAAAAAAATTCTTCAGGATTATAATGATAATGACGCATATTCTCTTGAGGTAGAGCATACCATTGAAAATGCTGAATTTGATTTTGTATGCCCGAAATGCGGCTCGAATCATATTTACCAGGACGAGAAACCGGGCGGGGTTTTCGGCATCAGTGTACTGCTTCTGGGTTTACCGTTAAAAACACCATCCAACCTTTACCACTGCTATTACTGTGGTAATGAGTTTAAGCATTAA
- a CDS encoding fumarylacetoacetate hydrolase family protein, with translation MKIICIGRNYSEHAKELGNEIPEKPVIFMKPDTAVLKGNDFYIPEFSNDVHYELEVVLKISKGGKYIQKETAHKHYDEISLGIDFTARDLQSELKSKGLPWELAKGFDGSAVVGNFFKKENYDLESLQFSLLQNKEKVQNGNTKDMIFSFDDIIAFASQYFTLRVGDLIFTGTPKGVGQVHENDVLEAYLKDDKILDIRIL, from the coding sequence ATGAAAATCATTTGTATAGGAAGAAACTATAGTGAGCATGCTAAGGAATTAGGAAATGAAATCCCCGAAAAACCGGTTATTTTCATGAAACCGGACACCGCGGTCTTGAAAGGAAATGATTTTTATATTCCTGAATTTTCCAATGATGTTCATTATGAGCTTGAAGTTGTTCTAAAGATTTCAAAGGGAGGAAAATACATTCAGAAAGAAACTGCCCATAAACATTATGATGAGATCAGTCTGGGAATAGATTTCACGGCAAGGGATCTTCAGAGTGAACTTAAATCCAAAGGACTTCCCTGGGAGCTGGCCAAAGGTTTTGACGGCTCTGCGGTAGTGGGAAATTTCTTTAAAAAGGAGAATTATGATCTTGAAAGCCTTCAGTTTTCGTTACTTCAAAATAAAGAAAAAGTTCAGAACGGTAATACCAAAGATATGATTTTCAGCTTTGATGATATTATTGCTTTTGCTTCTCAATATTTCACGCTGAGAGTGGGAGATCTTATTTTCACCGGAACTCCGAAAGGTGTGGGGCAGGTACATGAGAATGATGTACTGGAAGCTTATCTGAAGGATGATAAAATTCTTGATATCCGAATATTATAA
- a CDS encoding universal stress protein, with protein sequence MINIVLPVDFGDKTEQLVDGAVKFAKQLNGRIFLIHVAPSDIGFAIGDMGYQYFPEVEANEIREELVQLNKIEQRIIAHDVDCEHLLKQGIAKDTILEYARAKNADYIVMGSHGRSGIYDVFIGSLTKGLTKDSHVPVLVLPIHD encoded by the coding sequence ATGATAAATATTGTACTACCCGTAGATTTTGGGGATAAAACAGAACAGCTTGTAGACGGAGCCGTAAAATTTGCAAAACAACTGAACGGCAGGATTTTTCTGATTCACGTGGCACCTTCGGATATTGGTTTTGCCATCGGTGATATGGGATATCAATATTTTCCTGAAGTGGAAGCCAATGAGATCAGGGAGGAACTGGTACAGCTGAATAAGATTGAGCAGAGGATCATTGCCCATGATGTAGACTGCGAGCATCTTTTAAAACAGGGGATCGCAAAGGATACCATCCTGGAATATGCAAGGGCTAAGAATGCAGATTACATTGTGATGGGATCGCACGGAAGAAGCGGAATTTATGATGTTTTTATCGGAAGCTTAACCAAAGGGCTTACGAAAGATTCCCATGTTCCGGTACTTGTACTTCCTATCCACGACTAG
- a CDS encoding DUF6341 family protein: MTSFWLFLSKVFKWAFGFFDTFGNVLNWILFTVCCVLFIYWCYVLVVTLGGDKDKEYYSPTEGKHPYYDPKIYKKEG; encoded by the coding sequence ATGACGTCTTTCTGGTTATTCTTAAGTAAAGTTTTCAAATGGGCTTTCGGATTTTTTGACACATTTGGAAATGTTCTGAACTGGATTCTATTTACCGTTTGTTGTGTATTATTCATTTACTGGTGCTATGTATTGGTAGTGACACTGGGCGGTGATAAAGACAAAGAATATTATTCTCCTACTGAGGGAAAACACCCTTACTACGATCCTAAGATCTATAAAAAAGAAGGTTAA
- a CDS encoding DUF6427 family protein, which translates to MFKLLSKESNIFSIPVYIGFLLLVVTIFNILNFNTYEAIVAGITFLGIALGYFCFHSIALNYQTHLPLFLYTIFVFGLYPGNLDIGIAVSLLTNSFLLLLLTSADEDIRKKSYVLVGAIVALNFIFLPTTWPMAVFVIVHVIATSQKVGLNLFRFVLGIVMIAFSYFSVMFFFRFTTWNIDYFPFGKMKPMTNYTDLLPLIPVVLMLIYAVYDHFKNYNKKSPISRYKYTFLLVFSLAQLVTIILYMNKNYEYLLLLAFPSSIILSRMMRFLPKYWMQEVSLWLIMISLVTFKAGTYFNLF; encoded by the coding sequence ATGTTTAAATTACTTTCAAAAGAAAGCAATATTTTTTCAATTCCTGTTTATATTGGTTTTCTTCTTTTAGTAGTTACAATATTCAACATACTGAATTTCAACACTTACGAAGCTATTGTTGCCGGAATAACTTTTCTGGGAATTGCTTTGGGTTATTTCTGTTTTCACAGCATAGCACTGAATTATCAGACCCATCTGCCATTATTTTTATATACCATTTTCGTTTTCGGGCTGTATCCCGGAAATCTGGATATCGGCATTGCGGTTTCACTGCTTACGAATTCTTTCCTTCTGCTCCTTCTCACCAGTGCAGATGAAGATATCAGGAAGAAATCCTATGTACTGGTAGGGGCCATTGTGGCACTGAATTTTATTTTCCTGCCTACCACATGGCCTATGGCTGTTTTCGTGATCGTTCACGTGATTGCCACCTCTCAAAAAGTGGGATTAAATCTATTCCGGTTTGTTTTGGGAATTGTAATGATTGCGTTCAGCTATTTTTCCGTGATGTTTTTTTTCCGTTTTACAACCTGGAATATTGATTATTTCCCGTTCGGTAAAATGAAGCCGATGACCAATTATACAGATCTGCTTCCATTAATTCCTGTCGTATTGATGCTTATTTATGCAGTATATGACCATTTTAAAAATTACAATAAAAAAAGCCCGATAAGCCGGTATAAATATACTTTCCTGCTTGTCTTTTCACTGGCCCAGCTGGTGACTATTATTCTGTATATGAATAAAAATTACGAATATTTACTGCTTCTGGCATTCCCGTCAAGCATTATCCTGAGCAGGATGATGAGATTTTTACCCAAATACTGGATGCAGGAGGTAAGCTTATGGCTTATCATGATAAGTCTGGTTACTTTTAAAGCCGGTACCTATTTTAATTTATTTTAA
- a CDS encoding DUF3109 family protein, producing the protein MIQIDDKLISEDIFSEEFICNLTKCKGACCVEGDVGAPLDEDELEILDGIFEKIKPYLTQEGIKALEEQGTWTTDPQDGMYVTPMVEDRECAYVTFDEKGITKCGIEKAYEDGAVDWQKPISCHLYPIRITEYSTFTALNYHEWSVCSDACALGKELQVPIYKFLKTPLTRKYGTDFYDVLCEAADEWKAAYGS; encoded by the coding sequence ATGATTCAGATAGACGATAAATTGATTTCAGAGGATATTTTTTCCGAAGAATTTATTTGCAACCTTACGAAATGTAAAGGGGCATGCTGTGTGGAAGGAGATGTAGGCGCTCCTTTGGACGAGGATGAGCTCGAGATTTTAGACGGTATTTTTGAAAAAATAAAGCCTTATCTTACCCAGGAAGGCATCAAGGCCCTGGAGGAACAGGGCACATGGACTACAGATCCGCAGGATGGAATGTATGTGACACCCATGGTAGAAGACCGCGAATGTGCGTATGTCACTTTTGATGAGAAAGGAATTACGAAATGTGGCATCGAAAAAGCGTATGAAGACGGTGCTGTTGATTGGCAGAAACCGATCTCATGCCACCTCTACCCGATCCGTATCACGGAATACTCTACTTTCACCGCCCTGAACTACCACGAATGGAGTGTATGCAGCGATGCATGCGCCCTGGGAAAAGAACTTCAGGTTCCGATATACAAATTCCTGAAAACCCCGCTAACCCGCAAATATGGGACGGACTTTTACGACGTTCTGTGTGAGGCGGCCGATGAATGGAAAGCCGCTTATGGCTCTTAA
- a CDS encoding helix-turn-helix transcriptional regulator, protein MQKEKLRAIRKQKGYTQQQIADIIATDVSNYSRKESGDVRIFRDEWEKISRFLELPMEEIYEDDEAKTIIHNPVFNDSPGSFATGSVTNFNSEMSMAVIKNLQEYIELLKDEVKRLKEGKK, encoded by the coding sequence ATGCAAAAAGAAAAATTACGAGCAATAAGAAAACAAAAAGGCTATACCCAGCAGCAGATCGCCGACATCATAGCCACTGATGTATCCAACTACAGCAGAAAAGAAAGCGGTGATGTACGTATTTTCAGAGATGAATGGGAGAAAATCTCACGATTCCTGGAGCTTCCTATGGAGGAGATTTATGAGGATGATGAAGCCAAAACCATTATTCATAATCCGGTATTCAATGACAGCCCGGGATCTTTTGCCACGGGAAGTGTTACCAATTTCAACAGTGAAATGAGCATGGCTGTTATTAAAAATCTTCAGGAATATATAGAATTGCTGAAGGATGAAGTGAAAAGGCTGAAAGAGGGGAAGAAATAG